Sequence from the Salvelinus alpinus chromosome 35, SLU_Salpinus.1, whole genome shotgun sequence genome:
ATGTGTACTTGAAATAAACAAACAGTATTTCTCTGCAAACTCAGCCCCATTGCTTATTGTTTGGGAGTCCCTTAGAGCAGAAATGTGCATGGGTTTTATTGGCATGTACTTGATCTCCTTGTCATACTGGCATTTCTTACAGCTTGGCATCTATATTGCGAATTGAATATGTTCAGCATCGACTGCATTAGAATCACAATCAGTTTACTGTACTGTTTATGTTCAACGTCACCTGTGAATATATGTATACTGTTAAAGTCCAGTCTTCATCGCCCCCTCTTCAGTCCCAGTCATAAGACGGCAAGTCACTTGACAGTCCTGCCTCTAAACTTCATGTTTTTCATTAAGAAATATGGGATGATTCAATAAGCCTCTTCTTTAGTGAGTGGTTACGGAATACTTGTATGAAGGTCCTCTATACACTTCAAAGCAGTACTGTAGATTTCAGCAATATATTTCTGTATCTTCCTTGCAATACACACTATTTAACTGAATACTCAGATAGTTTGTTTCTACTTTAGTATTTATGCAGATTCCAGTGTACACTTGACAATCAGCCATGGTGGAGGAGTGACTTCAGTCTTATCACTGGGCGGATAATGTCCTAATTGAATCAGATGTGTTGGGGTGGGGAGATAATTAAGGTAGCCTCTCGTTTTCCTAGATACTATCTTCAGATCTGAGCAGACGATGCATGAAGAGAGAGAAGACTAAAATTACTGGCATAATACCATAGGTTTGTACAGACGCATCCCCAGAAAGGACTACATCAACACATTTTCTGGATAAGAGAAGGTTGCAACAAGTTATTGTTCTTTAGATGATCTAGAATAACTAGATAACGAGAAGACAGAAAGGTCTTGAGGAGCTGGGAAAGCAGTCAAATCAAAGGGAATACAGGATATTGTCTTTGTTTGGAGAGAGACAACAAAAACAAGTGATGTCGCAGCTTCTATGCCATCTGCTTTTACTGTGTCTGGTACCATCTGTGGGTAAGTGGAAGAGAAAGGAGTTAGAAATGGAATACTTATATTGCAATGTATCAtgtactgtgtttgtgtgtgcatgcatgtgtgtttatggGAGAAGCTAATTGGTGTTTAGCTTTGTATATTGACTTGTGCATTATTACATTAAAAACATTGTTTATGCTCCTCCCACCCATTTCCATCATAAGACTGTAGCTCCTTCCTTAGGTAATATTGTCAGTGTAGATTATCAATCAAAAATCTCTACTATCCTTCAGTCCCTGCGCCAAACTTTCGTTTTACTTTGTTCTTAGTGTAATCAATATCTTTCTCTTTCAGTTCCTCTGTTTTGCTTCACCTGTGTCTTCCCTGCCATCTCCCCACTGGACTGTATCAAGTTCCCTCAGAAGTGTCCTCCAGGTCAGCTATGTCTGTCCAGCAAAGCTGTGGGGAAGCGCGGTGAGAGCTCCTTTAGTTACatacattgtgtttgtgtgcccgCATGTTTGTGATTGAGTGTGTACAAATAACACCATTAATGTAACGCTAACTCGGTCATAAACACCTTTAATCTACAGGAGAGTTCAGTGTGACGCTCTATGAGAAGAGCTGTGTCCTCCGCCCTGTGTGGACTGACTGGTGAGAAGTACGCCATGGGCCTCAACTTCACCTTTACCAATGAATGCTGTTCCACCCACCTGTGTAATGGGGCCGCAGCCCCCTCTGCCTTCTACTGGACTGGCTCTGCTCTAACTCTCCTATCATTCACTCTCTCACTGTGATTTACCCATCTTTAAATATAATGCTACTGCCGCTAAATTCATAAGGAAACCATGACCATATTGTTTGCCAGCGTCGTCGAAACGTTTCAGATATAAATGTGATGAATAGAGCTGGCATGATTCCTTGTTCTAATTGTCGGAGAGGCATGTTTGTTATACATACCGTATTTCTATCTGTCCGTTCCAAAACGTTGTATTCTGCTGAATTTAACACATATGTGTGCTTTCTGTACATTAAATATATTCTCCATTGAACTGACTATTTTCTAGAGAtgagcaaacacacacatggtTTTTGCTCAAGTAATGTAAAAATAATGTGCTTAACACTTATTTTACATCTAGGCATATAATTAACAATATCCCACATTTATCTGTCATGAAAGTTGAAAATGAGAGCTAACAACGTACAAAGCATTCACTGTATGGATAATAACTTGTCTGTATATAATCTATAATTGTCTATTTGTATTTTCTTCATTTTTATAGGCCCTGACTATTTTTGTCTAGTCTATAAAAACGTATAGGCAGGCATAATCATCTATAATATTATAATATCCAATTTATCTAATATTTTCCCTGCAATTCAAATGGCATCGGTGGCACGAGCGTTGTGCGACTAGGTCTCCAACAGGTGTTTTTGATTCTGGCTCATTTTGCAAGGAATATTGCGCGTTCACATTCTAgttggaactaggaaactcggaaAAATTCGATTTGCCAACTGGTTGTACACGTGCGGTGATCAACGAATCAGCAGGTCGGAAATGTCTAAgcttcctagttccgactagtatTTGAACGCGGCATACGTATGGATATGAATTGACGCGGGGCCTGATTTTGCTCGAGTTATTGTACAATTTGGTACATGAATATagatatgttttatattttcaaCTTGGCCTTTTTGTTCCTTTTGCATTCTCTAAGAGCAGAGGGAGGCTCAAATGAACGCCAGTCATTTATAAAACCTTCTGTGAAGGTATTACTCACCGAAGACTCGCCGTCTTACCTCGAACTACCTGTGTTCCAGCACTCAAGGGGGCCGCTGGTAGACAAGGAACATTTCTCTCCAGTCCGTGGAACTGGACATGAACAATTACCGGATAAAGTTAGGAAAATACTGATCCCGGTGTACCCAACACAGAAGCCCGCTGGTCCAAAAAGTCAAGCCCGCGAAGTGATAATACTTTGTAAGATCAACAAGATGTTCGTGCAGGTAAAGAAAAATATTTTGGGCTCCGGGGGTTCACCGTCTCAACTGACACTCGGAACATGTCAAACCAATAAATCTACAAAAGATTCCTTCATCTTCGAATACGACCTCGGCCTCTGTGGGAGCAAGCGCTCGGTAAGGTTTGTCAGCATTCATAGGCCTACATTTCCCAGAAGTATTTTGTTGATATTGACATAGGCCTACTTATCTTCAATAAACAGCTAGTAAATAATCGTGTGGCCTACTCCAACACTCTCCGATATGACCCTCCGAAGCTCCAAGGGCCTATCAGACGAGCTGCACCATTCACCTTGCAAGTTGTCTGTCACTTCAACAGGTGACTTGCAGTATTTACACTATTTTATGATGGATTGATGTTTACCTTGAGTTCATGTCACTGGAGGGGTTAGCATTCCATACAAAGAAAAGGACATAAATGATAGCAGGTTGGCACAACATTTAAAAGTTGATTCATAGTCGATGCCAATTATTTGCTTATTTCTTTCCAGATATCATTACTCCTACAAAATAGGCTACATGCTGAACGTGGTACACAAGGTCTCTAAACCAATGAAGAACAGAACTCGTTCCATGCTCACTGCACGTAATGGTAGGGTATAGACGAGTCATTGATCTACAGTAAATGAGTAGTCCTCATGTTATAGAATGTACTTAAATGAGCCCTCAGGTAATTGAAAGATCTGActactcattctctctccctcagctcaATGGGAGAGACTTGCCCCATCCGATGGGTACTCTATGGGAAAGCCCATGTACTTTCAGGCTGAAGTGCCTTCCCTGTCTAAAGATGGACGTCTCTATGTCCACTCATGTAATGTGACCATTAAGCAGTCACACTCCTCTACGCCTCAGTTTACTGTCATTGACCATTTTGGGTAATGTAGACATACAGTATGCCAGATCACTTCTATCAGTATCATTTGCACAGTACTTTGCTTTTAGAGGCAATCTGTAGCTGAAACAATAACTAGGAAAATCCCCGCCCATGTTTTGGCAAAAATCtgaaggatggggctggagaaatgtaaccactctcaaattcatagagcgAGCAATAGATGCAAGTACTGCCCATCTGTGATACCCAAATGATAGTTTTGGGTTCTGATGTTGTACCACAGTTGAACTAGGCTCATGCAGCATtgataagttatattcttcaagaatatatgggtatatatcattcatttataaatCCAAAGATgaatgtagcaattgcagattgaccctttaaaaaaaaaaaggaactTCTTGGATTTAACAGTAATCTATTTTCTGCTCAGGTGCATGGTTGAGAGCAGAAACAACAGTGGCTCCAGATTCATCCCATATAAAAGGAATGTTGTGAGGTTTACCATGGATGCTTTTCTGTTTCAGGGAATGACAGCAGGGCAGGTATGTTAAGGATGCACTCCGTTCGTAATATGCAACAGTAACCATAGTCAACTGACCAGTAGTTGAACTTGAGTGCTATGCCCTCGTTAGATTTCCTATGCAATACATGGCCTTCATCAAGCATTATGACTACTGAGCTTAATCTTTTTCTTTCCCTTGTCTATGCAATTAATTTTACTGAGGTCCTCTGACACTACATTGCATTGGAAGAAGTATGTACATAAGTATGCAAACTGTAGATTCTGTGCCACATTTGAATCAGCTCGAGCCGCCTCTTCAGCCACAGCAGCTCTACATGCACTGTGCTATGTCTGTGGGGAGGTCTGTCCCCTCTTCAACTGCGAAGGCCTGCACCTACGATTCCGCAGCAGGGGGGTAAGCCCTGCTAATACTGAAGCTGCCTGATACTTTATCCATATAGGCCCTGCAAAAGATGATAGAAAACCATGAATAATAGAAACAAGACTCATGTTGCTCTGACATGTCTTGGTCTGGTCCTATCAGATGGAAGGAGCTGTATGGAGCTTCTTCAGTCTGCTCCTGTTGTGAGTCCACATGTAGCTCTGCTGTCCCCTCTGGTGAGTACTGTGCCTACAAGTGTATCTTTGCATTTACTTACTGTTGGGTTTTGGGAGGTTGTTTTGGTCAAGTACTTTTTTGCATTTGTAAAGATGGCCTCATTATGATATGAATAATTTTTATTTGGAAAGCCATTTTCAAACATTTACACACAAGGCTTATTAGCCTGTCACCATCAATGAGTATCCATTTATTCAGTCTGTGTCGGTGAGGATGTTTGGCATCTAACTCGCTCTGTGTACTCTAGCCACCACCAAGATGGTCACCAGCAAGTCGTGGTCGGTGGAATACAACACAAAGCCTGCTCTGACCCAGGAGGTGACGACAACCTCACAGCCCGAGACCATGGTGGAGGGGCAGTTAGGTGTGAGGCAGGTGGAGAGACTTAAAGAGAGACCTGTGAAGGGATTTGCTGTTGTGGAAGTGGAGCAGGTCTCTGAACCACACAGAACATTCGAGGAGTTCTTTGGTGTGGACAAATAGACAGCAAGTGTGGTCACTGCCCGATGTTCATGTCGATAATTCACCTTGGCAATAAAACAAATTACTGATACACCATCTAGTTAATATTTTTGTCAGTTAAAATTATCAATGGTTTGGAGAAAAGAAAGGAGACCAACTCAAATATACAAGTTCCTTTTATTAGCATTACTACAGGGGTAAATGTTTTATTGCTACAATTGTATGACACATTCTGTACAATGATACGTTTACAAATGTTAGATCAATGAATATAGTAATTGCGATCAAGACCTCATAACAGTTTTAGCACTTCCCATACTCAGTGACTTTCCCCTTTAAGTCCTTCAATGACATAAACAAAATACTTACCTACTTGAAAAACGTGGTTTTCAAACAACTGAATCACAGGCTATAATATGAACAAATTCTCAACCTCCATAGTTGAGAAATTCAAGAAGGCAGAACCTTCATGGCTATCCCTTGGTCTCTACTAGTCACCATTGCTTCTTCACATTGTTTACCCTCTCCCTTTTGCCTATCTTATGGTGCCTCTGCTTGAAGATGTGACGTGAGCGTTATTGTCCATTTTACATTCTGTACTAACAAAACTCGCATAGCGTTTCAACCTAATTTAGATGTAAAGACCAGATACATTGTGGATGGTATCTTGGATATCAGTCTGTTTCAGAAAGCTCTGCCATCCGGTCTAGTGCAAGACACCCATACCTCAATAGTATGAGCTCAGGTGGGAGTGAGTCCCCGGGTGCCTTGGCATGGGAGACCCGGGATACATTGGGCTGGTTGTTGAGTTCCAGTAAGTTGTAGACGGCCCGAAAAAGTTCCCAGGGGACACGGGCATAGGGGCGGCATGCGTGTTCATGAAGTTAATTTttggctggtggctgtggtaggGCTGGGCATAAGATACCTCAGTCTGATACTTAACAATGCCCCCTTCTCCGCCGTGGCTCTGGTGGGCCTGTGAGATGCCCTGGAAGTCAAACTTGTAGGCGTAGCGCTTGCCGTGCACCTTGGTCATGATGTTCTTGTCGTAATAGTAGCGCAGGGCGCGGCTCAGCTTGTCATAGTTCATGTTGGGCTTGCTCTTGCGCTCGCCCCAACGCTTGGCCACCTCGTCCGGGTCGGTCATCTTGAACTCGCCGTTGTTGCCCTCCCAGGTGATGATGCTGGAGTTGTTGCTGTCCGACAGCAGCTCCAGCAGGAACTGCCACAGCTGGATCTGTCCAGAGCCTTGGAAGAGAAACGGGACAGGGGGTGAGGGGAATGGATGCATCAAAGGGCTGGATTCTGTTAAAGCGAGCAAGATCTCTTTCTGAAATGCTTCTCTTAAGAGTAGGATTGTTTGTAGATTAGTGTAGTTTTATCCATACACAATTCATTTTTCTGTATTTGTATAGATAAGTATTTTTGCTTGAATATCCTTATCTACTATTGTGTGATTTTCATTTCATTCTTTATGCGATCTGCACAGAACACCGTAAGAATCATTTACTGTGAGTCATTTTTATTTGTGTCAATTAATCCCGTAGGGATAGTTTGCCAACTGGCAATTTGACACAAATACAATTACATTTATTCACATGCAGTTTCATTCATGCACCATTGCTATCTCCTTCTCGTGGACTATTTTGCTATTGTCATATCAATCTATGTCCCATGGGTGTCTGTGAATATAACTTGCATAAGAGATACCACCAGGATTctaaatacattttcaagtttgaACTATTTCTGCAAATGTGACCTTTTTCACTGTGtgtcatggagagagacagaatgtgggTGGACCaggcagaaacctacccacaggCCTGTGAGCGCTGGGGTCAGGCAGCCTGTATGAACTGTGTTTGCCTGTTCGTTTCTTGGAGTGGAGGGCCTGGCCTTCTGTGAGGAGATACAGAATTAATTCTGTCAAACAGGGTCATTCTGGTTAACGGGAGACAATAATTAAAATGTTTCAGCTTAGTTTTGCTGAGGGTGAATGTATAATGCTATCGTCTAGGTGGACATTTTTGTCAATGTGTCATCCCAGACCGGGAATGTACGACTTAATTGTTCTCTTTTTAAGGAATACCTCTGCCCTCTGTTCTCCTATTCAATCTATTTGAGTGTTACAGTTCATGACACCAAAGCAGACAGTGTAAAGGCCACATTTGTCACCACCTTTTTGGTTCACCAGTTTAACATGGTGCATTATGGGATATGCTCTCACCTGGGTTGGCTAGACGACTGCTGATGGGACCTAATGCTTGGTATGGGTCTGCAAGGAAATTAAGGGTTGGAAAGGTTAGATTGTTCTGTTAAGACATTGTTGGCTTGACTATGGTACAAAGGTTATACCAGTGTTACAACAAACTAGGATCAGGAAATGAGAAAGCAGTACAGATGCACACCTTGCACAATTCTCGGCGGAGGCTCTGTGACTCTGGTGCTGTGTTGGTGCTCCATCTGAGAACCTAAATCATAAACATGATGTATTTATCAGCATGATGAAAACATGTCGACAAAGTTCTGTTTACTCTTAGTTTTctctatcattattattattccaTCTTGAACTACAAAATGCTTGACCAAATGAATTTATTCTGCCTCCACTGTAGTAATAATTTCTAGAACTAATATCTGATACAACTATTAGTATGAATCTGCCTTAGTGCTCACAAGAAATGTAAAGCACTGAGAATGAGATGTGACGTCGGTTATTGTACCTTTGGTTACTGCAGGCAGCATGGGGTTCGATGACCAGCTGTTCCTTCTGCCTATCTCCTCATAGCTGTTCTCTGTTCAAAAAGAACGGAGGGTGAGACGAGGCATCCACAGGAAGAAAGTTCAGACAGGGGTAGCAGGGTGAATCCATTTGAATTccatcactttttgacagcatcccttttgatttaaacaaaactttccataaaatGTTTGTACATGGAAGAAGTAGTCAGTTACATTTTGGACTTGAATACCAAAACATTTaggagataaaggtgctcaaagttgacccattttgcataccccaccataccatgagacatccatgtctacATCACCAGAAAGTATAAACATGATATCAGCTAAAAGCTTATAAAAAGGTTTTTCAAACTGTTTTCAAATAAATTATGAGATTTTTAAATGAAAATGGACTTGAAGTTAATTATCTAAAAACGCGTAAGCTCTTTCTTCATATATGCATATGTTGTAgattagaccctactttacatcatgagttttttgtgttgtgcccgccatTGGTTGagacaacatgctcttgaatacagggtgggtgtcaatCATAGAAATTGAATGGACCTATATTTGAATATGAAACAAATCGGAGTTTCAGCGTTTATTGATCATTTATGTTTCAGgttaaattacatttttattttcaagaaagtataaaatagtttgacaacactgtttgtaagcttttaaatgatagcAATCTCAACCGTTTCtgttccagtgatgaagacatagCTGTCTCATGGTGGGGTTTGTAAaataggtcaactttgagcacctttatctcttgaatgttttTGCATTTGGGTCCTAAAGTAACTTAGTGAGAACTTCtacaatgggcaaatatgtatgggatgtttcgttcaaatcaaaagggggactgtcaaaagtgattgaattcaagtGTATTTACCCAGCAACCATAGAAGGAAGCattttttcccaaacacaatcaTGGtatctgtaacggcagccttcctcctcttcacgagaagaggaggtgtagcagggatcggaccaacacgcagcgtagccagtgctcaacatgtttaattaaatgataaacagtgaacacttacaaatacaaaatgtggcaaaccgatacagccctatctggtgcagagaaaacacaaagacaggaaacaaccacccacaaaccccaacacaaaacaagccacctatatatgattcccaatcagagacaacacaaaacacctgcctctgatttagaaccatattaggccaaacatagaaacagacaaactagacacacaacatagaatgcccacccagctcacgtcctgaccaacactaaaacaagcaaaacacacaagaactatggtcagaacgtgacagtatcaAGAATTGCTTCTACTTCACCAGTTGCATGTCCGATTACTTGGACAATTTAGTTGCTAATGTCAGCCTGCGGTTACTGGTGGTACCGGTttgtagacacgcacctcaaggctagtgcggggagcaggaacagggcacactggactctcgaggcgcactatacacCTGGtgtgtggtaccggcactggtggtgccgggctgagggcacgcacctcagggcgagtgcggggagaaggaacagtgtgtacagggctctggatacgcacagtaagcttggtgcgtggtgccggaactggtggtaccgggctggagacacgcaccacagggagagtgcgtggaggaggaacagagttctggagacgcacaggaagcctggtgcgtggtgtaggcactggtgttactgggctggggcgaggaggtggcgccggatataccggaccgtgaaggcgtacaggagctcttaagcaccgagcctgcccaaccttacctggtttaatgctccccgtagccaggccagtgcggcgaggtggaatagcccgcactgggctgtgctggcgaaccggggacaccatgcgtaaggctggtgccatgtacaccggcccgaggagacgtactggagaccagatatgttgagccggcttcatggcacctggctcgatgcccactctagcccggccgatacgtggagctgggatgtaccgcaccgggctatacacacgtacaggagacaccgtgcgcctttccgcacaacacggtgtctgcccgtactctcgctctccacggcaagcccgggaatttggcgcaggtctcctacctgacttcgccacactcccctttatccccccccccccaataaacttttggggtttcttctcgggcttcctggccagccgtgttccctcataacacCGGTTCCCCTTCGCGGCTGCTtccgctctcctagctgcctccacctgttcccatggaaggcgatccttaccagccaggatctcctcccatgtgtagcaaccctttccgtccaacacctcttcccaagtccattcctcctggtaccgctgctgctgccactgctgcccgttgctacgctgcttggtccgagattggtgggtggttctgtaacggcagccttcctcctcttcacgagaagaggaggtgtagcagggatcggaccaacacgcagcgtagccagtgctcaacatgtttaattaaacgataaacagtgaacacttacaaatacaaaataacaaaatgtggcaaaccgatacagccctatctggtgcagagaaaacacaaagacaggaaacaaccacccacaaaccccaacacaagccacctatatatgattcccaatcagagacctgcctctgattgagaaccatattaggccaaacatagaaacagacaaactagacagacaacatagaatgcccacccagctcacgtcttgaccaacactaaaacaagcaaaacacacaagaactatggtcagaacgtgacagtatcaAGAATTGCTTCTACTTCACCAGTTGCATGTCCGATTACTTGGACAATTTAGTTGCTAATGTCAGCCTGCGGTACCTCGGAGGGCCTTCAACTTGACATACTACATGAGGGGTCAACACTGACCTAGCCTGCAACGTAATTTCCCagagtagctcaaactgcgcaTGCAATGTTTCCAAAAACTCCTCCCATGTAGCAAGATGGGGACACACTGAAATGATACTTCCTGATCATCAAATGCACCACTGAGCATTCCCATAGCAAACAATGGGGTATCGTCATCGATGGCTTCGTCCATAGttttttttacagtctatggAAGGAAGCCCAAAAACTGAGATTTGAGTGATTTGAAGCAGCcagaagaaaacagacagagctgaagATGGTCCAGTATTCCTTGGGATGAGTGTCCTTTTGACCGTGCCACCTCTGTTGCCACTAGATTGTCAATTGTGTCCCAAAGTGGGACCCATACTCGTCCATTTCTCTGCCGGTGCAGCTGTTTCCTGTCTGAAACTGACTTGAGTCGTGGACTCGTCAAAGAGTCATCAACTCAGGGAAACGCTCCGCCAAAAAACTTTAAAGCGCTCTAAACTATAATCTGAAATGGCAACTCAACACTACATTTTGAAGTATTTGATCTGCCTCAGAGAGGTTTGAATAGATTATTCCTGCCACAAAACCCCTCCATTTTAATCCCCTACTCATTTTAAGGCTGTTTATCTCAATGCTCGCTAGCTCCAGGTTCTTTATGCATGCAGTTTAAGGATTTTACactgtcactgtgttcttggtaatGAGTTGTGAAGTTAATTGTCTTACCTGATTTAACCTGTAGTCTGGGTTGTTGCTGTGTGTTGTTGGTTGGAGTTGTGGGGTAGGAGAAAGTAGGGCTGCCTAAAAAGAGATTCAAAGAAGGTTACAAAATGGATACATAGATCAGTTATGTCCTCATGCAGTATGAAAATAGTCATATGAAAAGTTTCTACGAGTCCCAGGCCGTAACCCTTACTCTGTCGGAGGTAATTGAGGTGGCCGAGCAGGATGTCCGTGTTGTAGGCGGACGTGAGGTGCATCATATCCTCCTTGGTCATCTTGCAGAGGGCCTTGCCCTCCAGTGTGTGGAAGTGCATGATGTCCACCTCCTCCAGGCTGTACTCCTTGATGGCCCAGTCCAGCCACTGGCGCACATGGTCCTGGGTCCACACCTCAGGGTCTGGgaccaggaggaagaggaggacagggagagaaggaagagagattGGTAAGTCGTGGTAACAGGAGGTTGTTGTAACCCACACAGACCCATCATCTCATAAAGTTGAGAAGTTACtcttttgagtaaaaaaaaaggTTTGTTTTCTTCTCCTCAAATGAAACTAAAGGtgtttttaaatgtacagtaAGAACCCAAAGATGATGTATGGACCTCATGAATACCCAAAAATATCAGACTGTAGTTTGGAGACGCCTCTGTCTGTACCCTAGGGCATGGGTTCCCAAACTGTTTTGCTTTGTGACCCAGCAATTGAGTTGTCTTTTGAGTTGCGACCCACCATAAGGGTTGAGCGGTGAAAAAAACCAGACACAGACCAAATTATAAGTAAAACATATCTTGGCagcggagagaaaatgttgcagtttcatAGCTAATCTCCTACAATTCCATGCATTTTGacatggctaatgctgtgttcttATGCTAAAACATTACAAAATCAACGGGGGCTGAttgtctagcttttatttagTTGATTGTTAATATTCAAAGATTATAGACTATTATTGAAAAATAAATAGGTcctttatattttctacatactttctatttggtttaagtttacactgaaagcgTTTTCATCCGGTGTCCCAGAAGTGGGTCCTGACCATCAT
This genomic interval carries:
- the LOC139564637 gene encoding zona pellucida sperm-binding protein 3-like, whose product is MNIDMFYIFNLAFLFLLHSLRAEGGSNERQSFIKPSVKVLLTEDSPSYLELPVFQHSRGPLVDKEHFSPVRGTGHEQLPDKVRKILIPVYPTQKPAGPKSQAREVIILCKINKMFVQVKKNILGSGGSPSQLTLGTCQTNKSTKDSFIFEYDLGLCGSKRSLVNNRVAYSNTLRYDPPKLQGPIRRAAPFTLQVVCHFNRYHYSYKIGYMLNVVHKVSKPMKNRTRSMLTARNAQWERLAPSDGYSMGKPMYFQAEVPSLSKDGRLYVHSCNVTIKQSHSSTPQFTVIDHFGCMVESRNNSGSRFIPYKRNVVRFTMDAFLFQGMTAGQLEPPLQPQQLYMHCAMSVGRSVPSSTAKACTYDSAAGGWKELYGASSVCSCCESTCSSAVPSATTKMVTSKSWSVEYNTKPALTQEVTTTSQPETMVEGQLGVRQVERLKERPVKGFAVVEVEQVSEPHRTFEEFFGVDK
- the LOC139564634 gene encoding Friend leukemia integration 1 transcription factor-like isoform X2; translation: MDCTIKEALSVVSEDQSIFESPFPAATTMHMKGEMTSPGSFSQASEESQEPTEPEWAGPGAQNPGKRGEHINGTSRESPVDCSVTKRSRHMSSNEGGQLAYQASYPEPRASPQTATPPNSATEEKRVIVPADPEVWTQDHVRQWLDWAIKEYSLEEVDIMHFHTLEGKALCKMTKEDMMHLTSAYNTDILLGHLNYLRQSSPTFSYPTTPTNNTQQQPRLQVKSENSYEEIGRRNSWSSNPMLPAVTKGSQMEHQHSTRVTEPPPRIVQDPYQALGPISSRLANPGSGQIQLWQFLLELLSDSNNSSIITWEGNNGEFKMTDPDEVAKRWGERKSKPNMNYDKLSRALRYYYDKNIMTKVHGKRYAYKFDFQGISQAHQSHGGEGGIVKYQTEVSYAQPYHSHQPKINFMNTHAAPMPVSPGNFFGPSTTYWNSTTSPMYPGSPMPRHPGTHSHLSSYY
- the LOC139564634 gene encoding Friend leukemia integration 1 transcription factor-like isoform X3; translation: MHMKGEMTSPGSFSQASEESQEPTEPEWAGPGAQNPGKRGEHINGTSRESPVDCSVTKRSRHMSSNEGGQLAYQASYPEPRASPQTATPPNSATEEKRVIVPADPEVWTQDHVRQWLDWAIKEYSLEEVDIMHFHTLEGKALCKMTKEDMMHLTSAYNTDILLGHLNYLRQSSPTFSYPTTPTNNTQQQPRLQVKSENSYEEIGRRNSWSSNPMLPAVTKGSQMEHQHSTRVTEPPPRIVQDPYQALGPISSRLANPEGQALHSKKRTGKHSSYRLPDPSAHRPVGSGQIQLWQFLLELLSDSNNSSIITWEGNNGEFKMTDPDEVAKRWGERKSKPNMNYDKLSRALRYYYDKNIMTKVHGKRYAYKFDFQGISQAHQSHGGEGGIVKYQTEVSYAQPYHSHQPKINFMNTHAAPMPVSPGNFFGPSTTYWNSTTSPMYPGSPMPRHPGTHSHLSSYY
- the LOC139564634 gene encoding Friend leukemia integration 1 transcription factor-like isoform X1 encodes the protein MDCTIKEALSVVSEDQSIFESPFPAATTMHMKGEMTSPGSFSQASEESQEPTEPEWAGPGAQNPGKRGEHINGTSRESPVDCSVTKRSRHMSSNEGGQLAYQASYPEPRASPQTATPPNSATEEKRVIVPADPEVWTQDHVRQWLDWAIKEYSLEEVDIMHFHTLEGKALCKMTKEDMMHLTSAYNTDILLGHLNYLRQSSPTFSYPTTPTNNTQQQPRLQVKSENSYEEIGRRNSWSSNPMLPAVTKGSQMEHQHSTRVTEPPPRIVQDPYQALGPISSRLANPEGQALHSKKRTGKHSSYRLPDPSAHRPVGSGQIQLWQFLLELLSDSNNSSIITWEGNNGEFKMTDPDEVAKRWGERKSKPNMNYDKLSRALRYYYDKNIMTKVHGKRYAYKFDFQGISQAHQSHGGEGGIVKYQTEVSYAQPYHSHQPKINFMNTHAAPMPVSPGNFFGPSTTYWNSTTSPMYPGSPMPRHPGTHSHLSSYY